From the Lathyrus oleraceus cultivar Zhongwan6 chromosome 4, CAAS_Psat_ZW6_1.0, whole genome shotgun sequence genome, one window contains:
- the LOC127074367 gene encoding probable N-acetyltransferase HLS1: MGEEILSSAVVVSVREFDPNKDRESVEAVEKICEVGPSGKLSLFTDLHGDPICRVRNSPTYLMLIAEVGNETVGMIRGCIKTVTCGKKIIRQTKNTKSSESNSNHVPVFTKLAYVLGLRVSPNHRRMGVGLKLVQKMEEWFRENGAEYSYMATENDNVASVKLFTDKCGYAKFRTPSILVNPVFAHRVKTSSSKVTIMKLTPNDAESIYRNKFSTTEFFPRDIDSVLKNKLTLGTFLAVPSDGNYGPDNWAGPEAFLMDPPGSWALVSVWNCKDLFTLEVKGASRVRRVLAKTTRVIDKAFPWLRLPSIPNFFEPFGFHLMYGIGGEGPEALKMVKSLCGFAHNLALENGCSAVATEVSSCEPLRFAIPHWKVLSCEEDLWCIKRLGEDYSDGSVGDWTKSPPGFSIFVDPREF, translated from the exons ATGGGTGAAGAAATTTTGAGTAGTGCGGTGGTTGTTAGTGTGAGAGAGTTTGATCCAAATAAAGATAGAGAAAGTGTTGAAGCCGTTGAAAAAATATGTGAAGTTGGTCCCAGTGGAAAACTTTCTCTCTTCACCGACTTGCACGGTGACCCTATTTGCAGGGTCCGCAACTCACCAACTTACCTTATGCTG ATAGCTGAAGTAGGCAATGAGACAGTCGGAATGATACGAGGTTGCATCAAAACCGTTACATGCGGAAAGAAGATCATAAGACAAACGAAGAACACGAAGAGCTCTGAATCAAATTCCAATCATGTCCCTGTGTTTACGAAACTCGCGTACGTGTTAGGCCTCCGAGTTTCGCCGAATCACAGAAGAATGGGGGTAGGGTTGAAACTGGTACAAAAAATGGAAGAATGGTTCAGAGAGAATGGTGCTGAGTATTCATACATGGCAACGGAAAACGACAACGTTGCATCAGTAAAACTTTTCACCGACAAATGCGGTTACGCAAAGTTTCGTACACCGTCAATCCTCGTGAACCCCGTTTTCGCGCACCGTGTAAAAACGTCGTCGTCGAAGGTAACCATTATGAAGCTTACACCAAACGACGCCGAATCGATTTACCGTAACAAATTCTCCACCACCGAGTTTTTTCCTCGTGACATTGATTCTGTTTTGAAAAACAAACTCACTCTCGGAACTTTTCTCGCTGTTCCGTCTGATGGAAACTATGGGCCTGATAATTGGGCCGGGCCGGAAGCATTTTTAATGGATCCACCGGGTTCATGGGCTTTAGTCAGTGTTTGGAACTGTAAAGACTTGTTTACCCTTGAAGTGAAAGGCGCGTCGCGCGTGAGACGCGTGTTGGCTAAAACAACTCGCGTGATAGACAAGGCTTTTCCGTGGCTACGGTTACCTTCGATTCCGAACTTTTTTGAACCGTTTGGGTTTCATTTAATGTATGGAATTGGTGGGGAAGGTCCTGAAGCATTGAAGATGGTgaaatcattgtgtggttttgCTCATAATCTTGCTTTGGAAAATGGTTGTAGTGCGGTTGCTACGGAGGTTTCTAGCTGCGAGCCTCTTCGGTTTGCGATTCCTCACTGGAAGGTTTTGTCTTGCGAAGAGGATTTGTGGTGTATTAAGAGACTTGGGGAAGATTATAGTGATGGTTCTGTTGGTGATTGGACTAAATCGCCACCTGGATTTTCCATTTTTGTTGATCCTAGAGAGTTTTAA